The Cucumis melo cultivar AY chromosome 5, USDA_Cmelo_AY_1.0, whole genome shotgun sequence genome has a segment encoding these proteins:
- the LOC127149302 gene encoding uncharacterized protein LOC127149302 isoform X2, translating into MKIHHGVNISYGKAWRGREIALNSIRGTPEDSYAMLSAFSDALIRNNPGTYTAEEADDEGRFKFYFMALAASIDAWNYCVPVISVDGAAMKNKYLGTLISACTIDGNSQIVPLAFAVVDSENDLSWSWFFRNLKAVFGEHNEMVIVSDAHKSIENGFNAVYEIAEHGLCAFYLLKNLKKNHKSLPMEDSFNKCARAYTPLEFEYYMRQLEQLSPSMRHELEAVGRHKWARAFFRRKRYQVIITNISESMNSTLKEQRELPVIGLLESIRSLIQKWFYERRTKWSFQRTQLSIYAEDMIRESLAQSRSMNVKRPAGRPKKKRFTSFLEKKASVRCSRCGKKGHNCRSCKEPI; encoded by the exons ATGAAGATTCACCACGGTGTGAACATAAGTTATGGTAAAGCTTGGAGAGGACGTGAAATTGCTTTGAATTCCATTAGGGGTACTCCGGAGGACTCATATGCCATGTTGTCTGCCTTTTCGGATGCACTGATCCGAAACAACCCAG GTACATATACGGCTGAAGAAGCAGATGATGAAGGTCGGTTTAAATTCTATTTCATGGCACTAGCTGCTTCAATTGATGCATGGAACTACTGCGTACCAGTTATTTCTGTTGATGGTGCAGCTATGAAGAACAAATATCTTGGTACCCTCATATCTGCTTGTACTATTGATGGGAACTCTCAAATTGTGCCACTAGCTTTTGCTGTCGTTGATTCAGAGAATGATTTGTCATGGTCATGGTTTTTTCGAAACCTTAAAGCCGTTTTTGGGGAACATAATGAGATGGTAATTGTTTCTGATGCTCACAAAAGTATAGAAAATGGGTTTAATGCCGTTTATGAAATAGCTGAACATGGATTATGTGCATTCTATTTGTTGAAGAACTTGAAAAAGAACCATAAATCACTTCCCATGGAGGACTCATTCAATAAATGTGCCAGAGCGTATACACCACTGGAATTTGAGTACTACATGAGGCAACTCGAACAACTATCTCCATCAATGAGGCATGAGTTGGAAGCAGTGGGAAGACATAAGTGGGCCAGGGCATTTTTTAGGAGAAAAAGATACCAGGTTATTATAACCAACATCTCTGAAAGTATGAACTCTACCTTGAAAGAACAACGAGAATTGCCTGTAATTGGACTTCTAGAATCTATCCGTAGTTTGATTCAAAAATGGTTCTATGAACGTCGTACCAAATGGAGTTTCCAACGCACACAACTTTCAATATATGCAGAAGATATGATTCGAGAATCCTTGGCGCAGAGCCGCTCAATGAAT GTTAAACGTCCAGCTGGAAGACCCAAAAAGAAGAGGTTTACTTCATTCTTAGAGAAGAAAGCCTCTGTTCGTTGTAGCAGGTGTGGTAAAAAAGGTCACAATTGCAGGTCTTGTAAAGAACCCATTTAG
- the LOC127149302 gene encoding uncharacterized protein LOC127149302 isoform X1, whose protein sequence is MKIHHGVNISYGKAWRGREIALNSIRGTPEDSYAMLSAFSDALIRNNPGTYTAEEADDEGRFKFYFMALAASIDAWNYCVPVISVDGAAMKNKYLGTLISACTIDGNSQIVPLAFAVVDSENDLSWSWFFRNLKAVFGEHNEMVIVSDAHKSIENGFNAVYEIAEHGLCAFYLLKNLKKNHKSLPMEDSFNKCARAYTPLEFEYYMRQLEQLSPSMRHELEAVGRHKWARAFFRRKRYQVIITNISESMNSTLKEQRELPVIGLLESIRSLIQKWFYERRTKWSFQRTQLSIYAEDMIRESLAQSRSMNIYSVDQHEFEVHHRKEQFVVNILNRTCSCRQWDLDLIPCSHACIALSTRNLNLHLYTDKFYYVSNLINLYKKGTRPIGTVNQIRNIHQGGNDGILPPQVKRPAGRPKKKRFTSFLEKKASVRCSRCGKKGHNCRSCKEPI, encoded by the exons ATGAAGATTCACCACGGTGTGAACATAAGTTATGGTAAAGCTTGGAGAGGACGTGAAATTGCTTTGAATTCCATTAGGGGTACTCCGGAGGACTCATATGCCATGTTGTCTGCCTTTTCGGATGCACTGATCCGAAACAACCCAG GTACATATACGGCTGAAGAAGCAGATGATGAAGGTCGGTTTAAATTCTATTTCATGGCACTAGCTGCTTCAATTGATGCATGGAACTACTGCGTACCAGTTATTTCTGTTGATGGTGCAGCTATGAAGAACAAATATCTTGGTACCCTCATATCTGCTTGTACTATTGATGGGAACTCTCAAATTGTGCCACTAGCTTTTGCTGTCGTTGATTCAGAGAATGATTTGTCATGGTCATGGTTTTTTCGAAACCTTAAAGCCGTTTTTGGGGAACATAATGAGATGGTAATTGTTTCTGATGCTCACAAAAGTATAGAAAATGGGTTTAATGCCGTTTATGAAATAGCTGAACATGGATTATGTGCATTCTATTTGTTGAAGAACTTGAAAAAGAACCATAAATCACTTCCCATGGAGGACTCATTCAATAAATGTGCCAGAGCGTATACACCACTGGAATTTGAGTACTACATGAGGCAACTCGAACAACTATCTCCATCAATGAGGCATGAGTTGGAAGCAGTGGGAAGACATAAGTGGGCCAGGGCATTTTTTAGGAGAAAAAGATACCAGGTTATTATAACCAACATCTCTGAAAGTATGAACTCTACCTTGAAAGAACAACGAGAATTGCCTGTAATTGGACTTCTAGAATCTATCCGTAGTTTGATTCAAAAATGGTTCTATGAACGTCGTACCAAATGGAGTTTCCAACGCACACAACTTTCAATATATGCAGAAGATATGATTCGAGAATCCTTGGCGCAGAGCCGCTCAATGAAT ATATATTCTGTAGACCAACATGAATTTGAAGTCCACCATCGTAAGGAACAATTTGTCGTCAACATTTTAAATCGGACATGTTCATGTCGTCAATGGGACCTTGATTTGATCCCTTGTTCACATGCATGTATAGCATTGTCCACAAGGAATCTTAATCTCCATTTATACACCGATAAGTTCTACTATGTCTCAAATTTGATAAACCTATACAAGAAGGGGACGCGTCCTATTGGTACTGTAAACCAAATTAGGAATATCCACCAAGGTGGCAATGATGGAATACTTCCACCGCAGGTTAAACGTCCAGCTGGAAGACCCAAAAAGAAGAGGTTTACTTCATTCTTAGAGAAGAAAGCCTCTGTTCGTTGTAGCAGGTGTGGTAAAAAAGGTCACAATTGCAGGTCTTGTAAAGAACCCATTTAG